A single window of Toxoplasma gondii ME49 chromosome Ib, whole genome shotgun sequence DNA harbors:
- a CDS encoding thioredoxin, putative (encoded by transcript TGME49_209950~Signal peptide predicted by SignalP 2.0 HMM (probability 0.999) with cleavage site probability 0.839 at residue 23), producing the protein MAPLRVCAFLPLVCFAFLSLAAGAKIRIDPMTHDVALVTQQNWDGKVQKFRAHQVFAVLFYKDGCSECQSLLDGEFNTLAKKMKGMVGVLAVDCGESAKLCTDQNVSSYPTILIFPPLPLPPYKFEGTPNYASLSKAVGPLIPSSVIIPTDMKDFEKAMATHVQVPKVLVFSDKPKASVLLKALSTAFKDKLHLVMINAEKLPEVVKKYRVTKFPHIVVTRKDKKDEAYKGEFNFQVLFDWLNVFSETFVLGGGFSDHTPKAEPSPETQPWKFQVIPELTKRSNVDLCFKKSLKALCVIYLKQGRELTAEETDMLEALKYQYDSGKGPDFRFMFMDVDTETGFRDLFAMESYPSVVVFNPHLKTRFTKLDADEHLSKESIASLLDKISSGNARFKVVPSSKMPSFVDRKEETEKKEKADKKDEL; encoded by the exons ATGGCGCCTCTGCGTGTGTGCGCGTTCTTGcctctcgtctgtttcgcttttctgtctctggcgGCGGGAGCGAAGATCCGCATCGACCCGATGACCCACGACGTTGCGCTGGTCACTCAGCAGAACTGGGACGGGAAGGTCCAGAAGTTCCGAGCTCATCAGGTCTTCGCCGTTCTGTTTTACAAGGACGGCTGCTCAGAGTGTCAATCTCTTCTCGACGGAGAATTCAACACGCtcgcgaagaagatgaaggggATGGTGGGCGTCCTCGCGGTCGACTGCGGCGAGAGCGCGAAGCTGTGCACAGACCAGAATGTCTCCTCGTACCCAACCATTCTCATTTTCCCGCCTCTCCCGTTGCCGCCGTACAAATTCGAg GGAACACCTAACTACGCGTCTTTGTCGAAGGCAGTGGGCCCTCTTATTCCCTCCAGCGTCATTATCCCGACGGACATGAAGGATTTTGAGAAGGCGATGGCCACTCACGTCCAGGTCCCGAAAgtgctcgttttctccgaTAAGCCGAAAGCATCGGTTCTTCTCAAGGCTCTCAGCACTGCCTTCAAG GACAAGCTGCACTTGGTTATGATCAATGCCGAGAAGCTCCCCGAAGTCGTGAAGAAGTACCGCGTCACCAAGTTCCCGCACATCGTCGTGACCCggaaggacaagaaggaCGAAGCCTACAAAGGCGAGTTCAACTTCCAGGTGCTCTTCGACTGGCTTAACGTTTTCTCGGAGACCTTCGTCCTCGGGGGCGGCTTCTCGGACCACACGCCGAAGGCAGAGCCCTCTCCGGAAACGCAGCCGTG GAAATTCCAAGTTATTCCAGAGTTGACGAAGAGGTCGAACGTCGATCTGTGCTTCAAGAAGAGTCTCAAGGCGCTCTGTGTGATTTACTTGAAGCAAGGCCGCGAGTTGACGGCCGAGGAAACGGACATGCTCGAGGCGCTCAAGTACCAATATGACAGCGGCAAAGGGCCTGACTTCCGATTCATGTTCATGGACGTCGACACCGAAACTGGCTTCCGTGACTTGTTCGCCATGGAGTCCTACCCctccgtcgtcgtcttcaaCCCCCACCTCAAAACGCGCTTCACCAAActcgacgcagacgag CATCTCTCCAAGGAAAGCATCGCGAGCCTCCTGGACAAAATCTCTTCTG GAAACGCCCGCTTCAAGGTTGTGCCATCGAGCAAGATGCCGTCGTTTGTGGACCgcaaggaagaaacagag